The sequence CTGCACACCAACTGTTTCAGCACAAATTAttggaaataaaagaaaaaacatgATCCAAGATGCACCTGGAGATTAAGTCTCAGCTACCAAAAGTAATAATAAAGGAAACAATAAGAAGCAAACACAACACAGGTAGTGAGTAGCGACTGAGAGCACACTTTCTGAAGGTAATTGTGCTTCAGCTTCCATATCAATGCTCTCATCTGGAAGTACACTGAATAGTACTAGCTTCGGTTAGTCCTTCAGTATGACCTTTCCAAGCAAAAGGCTAGCCAACCGCACCTCGTGTCCTGGACCGGAAAAAAGAAATCATAGTTATAACATGTGAATTTGGAATCCTTCAGCATCTCGCTTTGTACAAAATCGATGTGTATGGAGAAAACAATACTTAAGGCAATGTTTGTAAATGGAAAAGAGTGAACGAATAGAATCTGTCTTCACATACCTCTTGCATTTCATAGGATGAGGTGTCACCATATTCGGCTACCTCAAGTCCTCCTCGTCACTGCCGATCTCGTTATACTTTCCATAGAATTCCTCTGAAATATCAATTGCGGGACGGTTCGGGTGGATGCATGCTTCTTTCCTGATGGCAGCAGCGGCAGCCTTGATTTCGGAAGGTGTTACATCCACTCTGTAAAAACTTAATACTGCTTCTCTGAGAGATGAAAGATGCTGAAAACCTAATTCGAAGCCAGAATGTCTTGCCAGTGACACATGCAGTCGCAAATTAAGCTTCTCAAGCTTCGGCATAGCTCCTTCCATGAACTTAACGTGCGCCCCAGCCACACTGTAGATGACAAACTTAATGAGGCACTGAAATCCGGTACTTGCTTGGACTTCGATCAGTTCAACTGGGTCGGCTACGAAGGACAGTTTCAGATAAAGTAAGCTTGCAAGTTCACCAAGAGTGTGCAGATCCTCCTCCTTTAATTCAGTTAAGCTGATCTCCAGGTAAGCAAGACTGGTGAGTGCCGGTGCAGTCCACTTTGGAATATTCATGAAACAATAGTCACCGGAGATACGAAATATTTGAAGGGAAGATGGTAGAAGGGACCAAGAATCTAACAACTCAAGGGAACCACCAGGCTTATGTATCCATAGAGATCGGAGTTTGCAGGTGCCTAGCTTGCATAACAAGGAGAATAACAGCTCTTCATGCTTCTTGCACTTGTCAGATCTTCCACTATCGAGGTATACTTTGAGTTCATCCAAATTTATCATGTTCGCGAGCTCCTCCACCGCATCTGTTTCACTCCGTGAAACATTAAAGCTTGAGATCACCCGTAAGTTCCTCATACCCCCAAGGCCGTTTGGTATCTTTGTTTGCCCTGCACCATGCAGGTGCTCTAGTTTAGTGAACTTAAAAGTTCCATCTGGCAACTCCTGCACGGATGTGTTCCGCAGATCTAGGGTCTCTAAATTGCCTAGCTCCACGGTCCCTGATGGTAACTCTGATATGGACTTTCCACTAAGACACAGGTACTTCAGTCGAAATAATTTGTCAATGTCATTCATAATATAATCCTCCAAACCAACGCAATCTTCAACATCCAATACATGTAAACCTCCAAATTTAACAAGACTAGGCAAGAGTTTGATGCAACCTGCAGATGCTGTCACTATTAGAGATCGTACGTGGCTTAGATCTTCATTTGCTAGTGCAGATGCAAGCTCCTGGTCAATGTGCTGGACAGATAGCCGTCGAATAAAACCTTGTCGATTTACCAAACCATGTAGCCCAGTGCTTACCAATGTGGTAAAATTATCTTCAGTGGATTTTGAAATAATAAGTTCAAGAATCATGTCATGAACTCGACAAGCACGAGCCTTACCATCATAGCCAATATCCACTGGTAAGATCATGCTTTTATTGATAAGCATGTAAAAGTAGTTCTCGGCAACCTCTTGTCTGCTCCGTCCATTCTCTTCAGAGATAAGTCCTTCTGCTATCCATAGTCTCACTAGTCTCTCTCTTTCAATCACATAGTCCTCAGGAAATATACTTAGGTACAATAAGCATGCCCTGAGAGGAAGTGAAAGATCATTGTACGAAAGGGATAGTATGCTACGCATTCCCTCCAGAGACCGGGTTTTTTCCATTGCAGACCCAATTGACCTTTTGACCTGCTCCCAGTCCTCTTTGACAGCTGGTTTGTTTGCTAGAAGACCAGATATACTTACAATTGCCAATGGTAGGCCTCCACATTTTTTAAGGATTTTATTTGAAACTTCTTTCAGGGAATCAGGGCAGTCTTCAGAGCCAAATATTCTTTTGAAAAACAAACTTTTAGAGTGAACATCACTCAGGGCTTTCATTTCATACACGCGGTCCTCACGGCCAACACAACATGCCAATGCTACCTCAACAATGCGTGTGGTAGTGATAATTCTGCTCGAACAATTATTCTCTGGAAAAGCACACTTGATGGTGTTCCATGCTTGTCTAGACCATATGTCATCAACTATGACGAGATACCTGGTAAATATTAGCAGATGATGTAAACCATTTATGATAAGGGATTCAACTAGGAAACATAAAAATGTCATAACACTCCAAGAATACATCATACACTTCATGGTTCGAAATCGGATTCTTGGGTAGAGCAAAATGGACTTCTACCCATCTGTAAGGCTTCACCCTGGTTTATTAACCAGATATACAAAGGTGTGCGTATATTTGATTACATTGTGTGACATGCTTTTAGCATACATGGTAAGAACGCCTAGAATCATGCAAACCTCCATGATGGGATTAATGTTATTTGTTAGCAAGTGAAAAATTAATAACACACGCAGCAAGAATTACACTACTAAAATAATAAGCCCCATGAAACAAAATAAAGTAATAAGTAGCCATAGAATACGTTTCAGCAAAAAAAATACCTCTTATCTTGTAGTAGCTCTCTCAACTTTGCAATAGATGTCATTTCATCCCAAACATCGATATCTTTTATAAATCCATCTGGACAAGGCACTTTGTAGATCACATCCTTGATAATACTCTTAATACTTGGTTTTTGCGAAACTGATACAAAAGCCCTAAAATGAAAATGAGTTTCAATCTTGCGGTAGATTTCGCTCGCTAGGGCAGTTTTTCCCAACCCACCAAACCCAATAATAGACAACACCTTGCAATTATTAGATGAGCTGTTTCCTTCTAGCATCCATTTGGCAATATCGTCTCTTGGACCATCCAAACCCACAAGGTGCACATCCTTAGCTAAAAGGTCAACCAGACGGGGATCCACGGCTTTATGGGTGCTACAAAGGGTATCATCTAGCTTGGAACTATTTTTTAAGTCTTTCACTTCATTGATACGAACCTTGAGTTGGTCGATTTGACCGGCGATTCCACGCAGAGACAAAAGCGTCTTCAGATTACGGGCGGCCTTGCGGAAAAACTCCTTGAAGCCGCCATGACGGCCGTCACTGCCGAGCTGGTGAATGAACTTGTCGATGCAATACTCGGTGTCATAGGCCAACTCCCTGAGCAATGCTATCCATGTCTTCACTTCGACGGCTTGTTCTTCTAGCATCTCGGGATCGTAATCTTTTACGGTAGCATGCATGCTGGTGAGCTCAGATCTGAGGGAGCCGATGAGAGTGCGGACCCCCCTCATGCGGCCATACTCGCCGGCGTGGAGAGCGTTGAGCTTCTCCAGTAGGGGACCCAGTGGGCCTACTACAGCGCTCACCACAGCACGCGCCATGGATCTCTAGCTTAGCTTGTGACTGCGTCTGCGTGTGCTGGGTGGGAGGAGTGGAGACTGGAGAGTGGTTCGGGGAAGCGGCGTAGAGGACCCAGAAATTGGTGAGCTGGGTGGGACAAGCTGCAAGCTTTCGCGGACAAATCGCAAGCATTTGGGAGGAGAAGGCGGAGGAAGTGAGAGCGAGAAAGAGAAGTGGCggcggagggagatggggatcggaaGGGGAGGACCGAGAGGGAAGACTGGTCGTAGGCCCTAATGATGCGATGGCTCAAAAATGTAATTTTGCGAGGGGTAGTGGATTAGCATGTGCATAAAGCTAGTAGTTAAACATGGCACAGGGTGTAAAAGCAAATAAAGTAAAGAACGCGTCTGTGTTCACTGTTCAGTCCCGACAGGGAGAACCTTAGCTCTCAAACCGAGAGCATCTTTTATTATTGCCGGCCACTTTGTATGTACTCCGTGTTTTTACGTTACTACCGTGACATAGTGTCAAAACACCCTTTTTTTTAAAAGGAGGATTTACCCCgcctctgcatctgaacgatgtatgcagtcattttattaattatttttagAGACCTTACAAATCATTACATCAGTAAGTGTGAAGTCACCATCTAGGCGACCCCTGTCGcttctcctatccccttgatgCATGTGTGCCGAATGTCCGAGGCTAATACCAAAcacatcgcaccaaagcctaacatctaatgcCGGATGCTCAATCCCAGCCACATGCCGGGAACGGGTCACATACCGGTCCGGCACACTCACCGAGGCTACCGCCATCGTCATCCACCTAACCATCTTCAAAGCAGGTATTGACGCAAAGACCTTGCTAGGTCAGCTGTCGACACCACCATAGCGCCAGACACCGCCACTCTTATATTATGAAAGTATCTACTACAGTTATAGTCCTCTTAAGACTCGGATCTGGTCAGTTCTCTGTTGTCCCTGCTCCACATCCATCACAAGTTATTCAGGTTAATAAGAAGCCAAAGCTTTTTGCCGGCCATCTTAAGGCTTAAATGGTGACCGACggtgttctggactagggggtactcaccacatcatcttccgatcagttggattgggccgaggacctccatggccgtatactcatgggccagttcggataaccccttccgcatacaaggaagactccacaagacttggcgcccaagacaaggactctcctaaaccctaggcctccggtgtcttatataaaccgaggccaggctagtcaatagataatctcatattcattactatcatctcgtagtagatacatgtactctgtactacaccccatacgAATACAATCAAAatcaggacatagggttttacctccatcaagagggcccgaacctgggtaaaatcccgtgtccatgttaccatcgcttcaagacgcctagcttaggacccctactatgagatacgccggatattgaaccgacattggtgctttcattgagagcctgttaGGTGATCATCATGGCGCGATGGGATTCTAGATCAACGATTAGGTGATATTATTCCAGTCGGATCTTTTGCATGTAAATTTTCTCTCTTGCAAAGTCGTCGCTAGCGTGTCGTGCTATTTGTCTGCAGTCAGACCGGATCGAGAATTCTTTTAGTGGCCGCGACCGTATCCGCCGCCTGGTGGATCGCCGGATTCTGAACTACCATGTGTGCCATAAAGATCCTAGTGGTGGCACAGTTATCAGACTTGCTACAGGCGACGACGACCCGGCAGAGGCGAGCGTGCAGCCCGTACTGCCCACGCAGTGCGGCGCAGGTGGGCATGCTGGAACCTTATcgcgcatcaagctcggaccgcttcattaatgccgaacacattaactagGTAAGTCGCtctcatgctcaaaaactttcagttttaaattttgttcggttcgaccaagcattatacttttttggcaaaaagttgcttgtgaaaaacttccttgtcaaaaccttgtttgtgacacacaaattcaaataccccgtttaaccgggggcttcctttatggagcctttcctcttgcatataattatacttgtacgacttcattccttgttcgtgtattatgccacaatatgcaccatgttgacttaagcgatttgcaagatgAGTTGCCTTgttcctgtgtttacccctacattcccgattgttcggctagggagtaaagggagcacctctgcgattgtcatgatcgggtcatccgagccggaccttagactgggtgaatccgaaagatagcgctcttactgttttcaataatggtcggcacacggaactcatgagtacaaaaaatctactGCACAAGTCTCACAGTAATAATGAGCaatcgaagaaaggtatcggtgggggtactattttcttcgaagatgcttcttacacttcgtcagtaatatagcataagttccctgagcacgctttgtctgttacagccttatggcctgaatgcctggttatcggaagcaccgtcgatattctcgacaagtggagtacataacacttttcggcccttgagcgaagagggagaagccgacggtcggttaggacgggtgaacaaagatatgatacaagtacttcggtATATACAATCATTAGACATAAAATTCTtgtacccaagtcacttgggggctcttaaatttatatgagatgttttataataagtgtcattatttaatatatatatatataagggctgccttccgtaatcattgttataaagccataaatatgcatcaatttgacttaagattttggccaagctgggttccctggctcctgtgcttactcctacgttcccgattgttcggctaggtcgtaaagggagcacctctgtgcctgttactgccgggtcattcgagttagtacctcggactgggtgaagccgaaagctagcaatcttaaagtatCGCATTGGTCGGCgatgacggaagtgaaaattttggttcattaataccatagagtttgggaactttccccgaactaaatcctcaatattttctccTGCATTGATTTGAGGCGTGGTTTCAAGATCATGGTTgacatgacaacccaaagaaagaaaccgatagcgggattattttctttgaaagatgtttcttacattataaagtaatataacatatctctccacgtacctttgtttataaaactgtatgtcCGGATTgtcttgtttgtcgtaaatctttgcccttgtCAAGGCTTTATAAAGCGAGACAAACACTCCGCGGCTACTGGCCGAGGaagttgaagccgatggtcggtcaacaaagttttgtacaatgcggatttgAGTATTAATAATTTAGAGTACTTGGGtacgtagaatcattacacataatttaaaATTTTACTTCGAACATCGATCCTTAATTcgaccacccgtgcccacattaaggctcgggggctactgggcttcgtgcttatcatttataaatattaaaggggtacatcgatcccccgatctggtgttgccacccgaccagtgtctcaggggctactgcattgacaatccaatgcagaaaatttaaagtgtaatatagttttcgaggagattattatcctcaggttggtcggccatacccaacctgagtctcgaggactttgcacaccgcgtttctattcctaagtatgctgccgagctgggaattgatcctcaggctgattttatgaatcagcctgggtctcaggggctactagggtcagcggtttgattttttccttcaggtgcatcccggatattaggccaacatgcaccttgagggctactggctatacatctcggtagagattacattgcataattcggaattaaattcataaaaatcaacCCATGgacgaggtggtgcaccacctcggatacagtccggcgttggtgctcgactacaatagacaccccggaagcagtccggcatgaagctcggacgctagtggctggctccgtagagggtatttccggcattaagctcggctaaaatccttcaacttttttgaaccaaggtgatctatgacaccttggatatagtccggcgttggagcttggacatagtccggcggtaGAGCTCAGATACATGCCGGCGGTgcagctcggatacattccggcgttggagctcggaagcggtccggcgttggtgctcggctgcaaaagatacctcgaatgcagtccggcgttggagctcggatgcaagaggacactgccgcccgggaacaactccaAACCCGagatgtggcataaaaataacaaggcattgataaaggcagaaaacttaaaggggctcctcggatacccgacgtgtaaactcttcggatgcacttcggcgatcctcaagattgaagatgagaagatttgttgaaccagttttcaagaccgacgaccgaagatgaagaatagttccgaagaatcgaggagcgtccccaacttgaagaccggttcagggggctactgacggtgtcctggactagggggtactcaccacgtcatctcccggtcAGTTGgactgggccgaggacccccatggccgtatcctcatgggctagttcggacaacccctgccgcatacaaggaagactccacaagacttggcgcccaagacaaggactctcctaaaccctaggcctccggtgtcttatataaaccgaggccaggctagtcaatagataatctcatattcattactatcatctcatggtagatacatatactctgtactacaccccatatgaatacaatcaaaagcaggacgtagggttttacctccatcaagagggtccgaacttgggtaaaatcccgtgtccatgttaccatcgcttcaagacgcctagcttaggacccctactacgagatacgccggatattgaaccgacagtgACCAAATAGGAGTAAAACATCCTTGGATCAAACAGGGACATGGTAAAAGAAGAGCGAATCAATCAAGGACAATATATATTTAAGTAACCCTGCAAACAAAAAAATACTCATTTGCTCAGACAAATGCACCCTAAGATGACTTCAGATGGAATTGTATTAAACATAATAGTTGTTCGGCTTCAGATGGAATTGCATTGAACATAAAAGTTGTTCGGCTCGTCGAAGAAACAAGTTTGCTGTAAGAGTCGTCTAAAATTCTAGATCTGACATCATATGCAATTTGCACAGCTGGTGCAAGAGAGCTATTCTATACATGTTGCAGCCTGGAGCCTCCGAGCCGTCCTCCGAATTAGGTTAGAACTTGATGTTTTGAAAGGGATTTGAGTCCTTGCGGGAAATCCAGCCACGTCATATATAGATGAGAGTTGACGGTTAATTGAGACAATATGTGTTTCCTCGGCCGACTCAACATCTAGAGAGTTGAGTTCAGAACGGGGCCGGCCATACCTTCATGCAAACGCGTACGCATGCGCAGTGAGCTCCAGCATGTCGAAAGTGCCGAGCCACTTCTGCTCGCCCTTACAGGTTATCTCGGTGGCAAAGTAGCATGATAGTGTTGCATGAATATACAATATAACGTATAATTGACATGCATGGCTTGTTGATGTGATATGGTTGTATGGCTAGAAAAATAGGTAGTGGGTTGTTAAGATTTAGCAATAAAGAAAAAGAGTGTTGTTTCTAATAAAGTGAAGGATAAACTATATTGGTATGCTACAAGTGGCCAACACATATACCGTGTCTATTAGAGCACAAAATGTAAGCAAAATTTTTAACTAATTACTTATATGCATGCATGAACTGATGATGTGGCAATGTTGCATGGATATGCTAGTGTAAAAAAAAATGCAACTTCTAACTTACATGCATGGCATGCTGATGTAGCATGGCTAGGAACAATATGTAGTGTGTTGTGTGAGAATTTAATCTAATGTGATTTAAAACCCATTTAGAGTCCACTAATGCACGTCGCATGGTAGAGGAGTCGTAGATCGGACATGTG comes from Triticum aestivum cultivar Chinese Spring chromosome 5B, IWGSC CS RefSeq v2.1, whole genome shotgun sequence and encodes:
- the LOC123114382 gene encoding disease resistance protein PIK6-NP, with translation MARAVVSAVVGPLGPLLEKLNALHAGEYGRMRGVRTLIGSLRSELTSMHATVKDYDPEMLEEQAVEVKTWIALLRELAYDTEYCIDKFIHQLGSDGRHGGFKEFFRKAARNLKTLLSLRGIAGQIDQLKVRINEVKDLKNSSKLDDTLCSTHKAVDPRLVDLLAKDVHLVGLDGPRDDIAKWMLEGNSSSNNCKVLSIIGFGGLGKTALASEIYRKIETHFHFRAFVSVSQKPSIKSIIKDVIYKVPCPDGFIKDIDVWDEMTSIAKLRELLQDKRYLVIVDDIWSRQAWNTIKCAFPENNCSSRIITTTRIVEVALACCVGREDRVYEMKALSDVHSKSLFFKRIFGSEDCPDSLKEVSNKILKKCGGLPLAIVSISGLLANKPAVKEDWEQVKRSIGSAMEKTRSLEGMRSILSLSYNDLSLPLRACLLYLSIFPEDYVIERERLVRLWIAEGLISEENGRSRQEVAENYFYMLINKSMILPVDIGYDGKARACRVHDMILELIISKSTEDNFTTLVSTGLHGLVNRQGFIRRLSVQHIDQELASALANEDLSHVRSLIVTASAGCIKLLPSLVKFGGLHVLDVEDCVGLEDYIMNDIDKLFRLKYLCLSGKSISELPSGTVELGNLETLDLRNTSVQELPDGTFKFTKLEHLHGAGQTKIPNGLGGMRNLRVISSFNVSRSETDAVEELANMINLDELKVYLDSGRSDKCKKHEELLFSLLCKLGTCKLRSLWIHKPGGSLELLDSWSLLPSSLQIFRISGDYCFMNIPKWTAPALTSLAYLEISLTELKEEDLHTLGELASLLYLKLSFVADPVELIEVQASTGFQCLIKFVIYSVAGAHVKFMEGAMPKLEKLNLRLHVSLARHSGFELGFQHLSSLREAVLSFYRVDVTPSEIKAAAAAIRKEACIHPNRPAIDISEEFYGKYNEIGSDEEDLR